In Methylotenera sp. L2L1, the following proteins share a genomic window:
- a CDS encoding LysR family transcriptional regulator encodes MAKLNYHHLNYFWHVAKIGNLTKAAEALHVSQSALSVQIKLLEESIGNQLFTRQNRKLLLTDAGNITFSYAESIFNIGDELEAMLKNGLHKESQTLKIGMLSTMSRNFVEVFVKPLMNNPKVKLNIAARGQTNLLTELANHQFDLVLTNIEVSGTNKQLWQCQLLVQQPISVIGAPGLKLSKKFNDDYKSLDWILPAPGTPIRSAFDGLCAQYQFQPNVVGEADDMAMLRLLARDSNALAVMPDVVVKDEISAGTLTAYMTLPNINENFYAVTVKKHLANTLVSELIKDFALQQNNAL; translated from the coding sequence ATGGCAAAACTTAACTACCACCACTTAAATTACTTCTGGCATGTCGCCAAGATTGGCAATCTGACAAAAGCGGCTGAGGCGCTGCATGTTTCGCAGTCTGCATTGTCTGTTCAAATTAAACTTTTAGAGGAAAGTATCGGAAACCAGCTATTTACAAGGCAGAATCGAAAGTTATTATTGACTGATGCCGGAAATATCACGTTCTCTTATGCTGAATCTATATTTAATATAGGTGACGAATTAGAGGCCATGCTTAAAAATGGTCTGCATAAAGAAAGCCAGACGCTTAAAATAGGGATGTTATCAACAATGTCTCGTAACTTTGTTGAGGTGTTCGTTAAGCCATTGATGAACAATCCAAAAGTAAAATTAAACATCGCGGCGCGCGGGCAAACAAACTTATTAACCGAACTTGCAAATCATCAGTTTGATTTGGTGCTCACCAATATCGAAGTGAGTGGTACAAATAAGCAACTTTGGCAATGTCAGTTGCTAGTACAGCAGCCTATCTCAGTGATAGGAGCTCCTGGGCTTAAGCTAAGTAAAAAGTTTAATGACGACTACAAGTCTTTAGATTGGATATTACCAGCACCAGGGACACCGATCAGATCAGCGTTTGATGGGCTATGCGCACAATATCAATTTCAACCTAATGTTGTTGGAGAGGCGGACGATATGGCGATGCTTAGGCTACTAGCTAGGGACAGCAATGCACTTGCAGTGATGCCTGACGTGGTAGTAAAAGATGAAATCTCTGCTGGCACTTTAACTGCTTATATGACATTACCAAATATCAATGAAAACTTTTATGCAGTTACTGTAAAAAAGCATTTAGCTAACACGCTTGTGTCTGAGCTCATTAAAGATTTTGCTTTGCAGCAAAACAACGCTTTATAA